The Verrucomicrobium spinosum DSM 4136 = JCM 18804 DNA segment CCGGTGCTCCGCGTACTCGCGGTCATACCACCCGTTCGCCACCACCCCGTGATCGCGGGGCAGTCGCCCAGTGAGGTAGGTGCTCTGGGCGGTGCACGTCACCGCAGGCAGAGTAGGCTGTACCCGGGCGATCCGGTTGCGCTCCATAAAGGCCCGGATCTCCGGGGTGGCATCACAGATCAGACGCGGGGTGAGACCGACAACGTTGAGAATGGCCGTGCGCTGCATGTGTGATAGGGAGGACCGCCAGGAGCCACAGGCGGCAGATGAACGGGAAACTTCAAACCTCCCGGGCGAGAGTGCAAGCGATCATGCACGAGCCCAACCGCTGGGAGCCCGATTTTCCCCTCACCCCCCTACTTCACCCAGCCCACCAGCAGCACCGCCACATACCCCAACTTGCAAACCGCATGCAGAGCCTGATCCGTATGAAAGTTGATCTTCCGCTCACACTTGGCGGCATCCAGCGCGAAGTGCAGAACCAGCTCTGCTGCGGCAAATACCACCCGCCCGGTAATCAGCCACACGAAGCCCGCGTGAATGAGGCAGTGCGCCAGCAGGCAATGGATCCACAACCCCGCTGGCTGCGGTTGCCCTCCGGTGGCACGGAAATGCCGGCTCTTGTGCAGCGCCAAATACTCCCCCTGGAGGGGATAGTCCGCCAGCGCATGTCCTACGAGGAGAGCGAAGAACAGATTCAAACCCCCGCCCAACGTGGCGGGAGACTGCGCAAGATCCAGCATGAGCCCATTCATTTCACCGGCAGCATTTCCTGGCAACCACAATCTCCATCCGTCCCTCACGGAGAACTAGATTAAAAAAGAGGCGGACAAACTGCCCGCCTCCGCAAATCAACTGATGACGGAGGGCACCGCCTAGATCTGGCTCATCATGGAGACCTTTTCGTTGGTCTCACGCAGGCGGCGGCTCAGCGTGCTGGCAATGCCGATCAGCAGGTGGGAGGCTGGCAGCGGGCTCACGTTCATGAAGTCCTCCAGGCTCTGGCGGTCGATCCGCCACACCTGGGAGAATTCGATGGCGGTCACCGTGGCGCTGGCCAGACCGGGGTGGAAGATGTTGATCTCCCCGATCGTCTCACCGACGCCGATGCGACCCAGCAGCACCTGTCGGCCGGAGCGCACCGTGGAGGCGTGCAGGGTGCCACCGATCACAAAATAGAGGGAGTTCTGCTGGCGGCCCTCTTCAATGAGGATCTGGCGCTCATGCACCGGAAGAAACTCCCCATAGCTGCTGAGAAGGAGGCGATCATCATCGCCCAAGGGTTCAATAATGCCTTTTGCGGGGAGTTCGGGACGGGAAAAATCGGTGCTCATGGTGTTGGAATTGAATGAAAACCGGCGGTATTTTTGCAGTGGAAGTTCCAGACAGGCAAGAAAAGAAAAGATTTGGTTCTGCTGAAATACCGCCCCCTGCGGAAGAGTAGGTATTTTCCGGCCATTTCAGCGCCGGTCTCCGGCAGATGTCTGATTATCCAGCGACTTTGGTGCCACCCCACTCGACATTGAACGGGTGGTCGCCGAAATTCTTCTGGATTTCGACGTGAACCTATTCACAGTCCCGCCGCCGAACTCAAGTCCAGTGACCCTAGTATAGCCAAACCAACTCACACCGAGCCATGTCCGACAACAACCAAGAGAAAAGCAACTTTGCCCTTATTTTTGCCAACCTGCTGCTCCGCCTTTGGATTGCCCTCCGTTTGATCGCCGCTGGTGTGGACAAGTTCCGCGCGGGATCAGGCAAAGATGCCACCTTCAGTCTCCAGAACTACGAGACCAAGATGGCCAACATCGCGAAGCTCACCTATGAAAAAGGCTTCCTTCCTGAGAAACTCTGTGGTCTGTACGCCAAGCCACTTGGTTACATCCTCATCGTAGTCGGCGTCTGGGTGCTCCTCGGCCTCTTTACCGAACTCGGCCTCCTCGCTGCTGGTCTCACCTTCCTTTCTCTGGCCATCGGCCTGGCCACCCTCCCAGACGACACAGAAGTCGTGCTCATCGGGGTGCACATCCTCATCGTGGCCGCCGCCCTCGTCACCAACAAGGCGAACAAGATTTCCCTCGATGGCCTGCTCTTCCGCAAGCGCAACGACGACTAATCCTCCGGGCAGGCCCGTTGTCCTGCCGGCATTCTGATTCGTTGAAGTATGAATTCCTCCCTTCCCTCCTCTCAACCTGCCTCCGGGCTGAACCGGTTCATGGACCGCCGCGGATTCGTCCGCACCTCCGTGCACGCCGGGGCCGGTGCCCTTCTGCTCACGAGCAAGAGTGCCATCGCCCAGCAGACCTCCCCAGATCGTGTCATCAAATGCGCCCTCATCGGTTGCGGCGCGCAAGGTGAGCGCCTTCGCGCCTCCGCCGCAGACGTCCCCGGCGTCCAGTGGGTGGCCGTGTGCGACATCTGGCCCTACCCCCGCACCCCCATGGGGCGCAAGATGGGCTATGACAACAAGAAGCGCGGCTACGACGCTGCCGTGGCAGAATACGCCGACGTGGGTGAAATGCTGTCCAAGCAGACCGACATCGAGGCCGTTTTCATCGCTACGCCCGACTTCCTGCACGCCCCCTTCAGCCGCCAGTGCCTGGAGGCCAAAAAGGCCGTGTACTGCGAGAAGATGATGTCCAACACCATCGAAGGTGCCCGCGACATGGTCAAAGCCCAGCAGGAAACCGGTGGCATCTTCCAGATCGGTCACCAGCGCCACAGCAACCCGCGCTACATCCACTTCCGCGACAACATCTACCAGGGGCCACATCTCCTCGGTCGCGTCACGCACGCCTATGGCCAGTGGAACCGCGGCGTCTCCGCCTCCAAGCCCCTCACCCCGCCCAAGAACCAGGAAATCCCCACGGACATCCTGGCCAAGTACGGCTACGACAGCATGGAGGCCTTCCTCAACTGGCGCTGGTACAAGAAGTACGGCGGCGGTGCCATCTCTGACCTTGGTGCCCACCAGATTGACATGTTCAACTGGGTCTTCCAGACCAAGCCCACCTCCGTGTACGCGGCAGGCGGCATCGACTACTACGACGGCAAGGAAGGCCGCGCGATGTTCGAGTACCCGGACAACGTGATGACCATCTATGAGTATCAGCTCCCGACCGGCACGGCGCGCGCCTACTACCAGGTGCTCACCACCACCGGATCCCAGGGCTACTACGAGAAGTTCATGGGCATCAACGGCAGCGCCATCATCTCTGAGAGCCCCACCTACAACCAGGTTTACGCAGAGCCAGACAACGACTGGACCCAGTACTCCACCGGCCCCAATCCGGCCGTGGTGCAGGCTGGCGACGACGTGAAGAACAAATTCTGGGAACAGTCACGCAACTGGGACAAGCCCAAGCCCCCGTCCTACGACCTCGGCCCGCTGGCCAAGGCCCTGGCCGACGTGCGCGAGAGCAAGCCGCTGGCCCGCTGGGAGATCCCCGTGGTACTCGGCCGCTACCCCCACTCTCCCCACATTCAGAACTTCATCGAGTGCACCCGTGCCAAGACCCCGGACAAGCTCACCTGCCCTGTGCAGATGGCGTTTGAGTCCTGCGTCACCGTGCTCACCGCCCTGAAGTCCATTGAACAAGGTGCCAAAATCAATTTCAAACCCGAGGACTTCGTGGCCTGATGCCCCTTTGGACGGCGGGGGGGCAACGCCCCGCCGTTCGCCCTCCTCATTTCCTCAACGATCCCTGAACCCAACATGAAACTGAAGTCAAACACCCTCCTCCTGGGCGGCCTGCTGGCCACCTCGATCATGATGTCCTCCTGCGGCAAGAGCGGAGACAGCGCCACCGCTGAAGGCTCCTCCAGCGCTTCCGGTGCAGCCTCCCCGGCCGCCGCTCCTGCCTCCGTCCCCGCTGGCGATCTCGTGGACCTGACCCCCGAGTATCCCAAGCCAATGTTCATCGGCACCCCGGTCCCCACCGGCGACATCCCGAACCTCGAGAAGCCTGATCCAGAGGCAGTCAAAGCCCGCCTCACGCTGAAAGTGCCCAAGGGCACCGAAAACGTGGCCAAAGGCAAGAAGGTCACCAGCTCCGACCCCCTTCCGATCATCGGCACGCTTGACCTCGTCACCGACGGCGACGCCGACGGTTCCGATGGCTGCTACGTGGAGCTCGCTCCTGGTGCCCAGTGGGTCCAGATCGACCTTGAGAAGGAGTACGACATCTGGAAGATCCTCGCCTGGCACTTCCACAAGCAGACCTCCATCTACTTCGATGTGAACGTTCAGGTGAGCAATGACCCCGAGTTCAAGACCGGCGTCACCACCCTCTACAACAACGACCACGACGACAGCTCCAAGCTCGGCAAGGGCGAAGACAAAGCCTATGTGGAAACCAACCACGGCCGCCTGATCGACGGCAAGGGCACCAAGGCCCGCTACGTTCGCCTCTCCAGCAACGGCAACACCGCGAACGAGATGAACCACTACATCGAAGTGCAGGTGTACGCCACCCCGGCCAAGTAAGACCAGATTACGCTTCACTTTCCTGTTCAGAACAGGATCCAAACCGCCGCAGCCTCCGTGCTTGCGGCGGTTTTTTTCGTCATCGGGTAACCCACACCACCCTTTGTACATTTGCAGGATGACCCTGAACCCAGTCCAGGCCGGAACCCCCACCATGTCTCCATGAAATCGAAGCCTCCACTTCTACAGCTCGCCTGCCTCGTTGCCTCCACCCTCATCATATCATCCTGCGGAGAGAGTGGCGGTGCGACGCCCAACTCCGTTTCAGAGACTGGCAAGGATGTTTCGCAAGCAGGCTCTGACATGGTTGAGTTTCTCCCCCAGTATCCGCCTGCGGAGATCATCGGGACCCCCGTGCCGATCGATGACATACCCAACCTGGAAAAATTTAATCCGAACGCCGCCCCCACCAAGCCCCCGGCCTTCAACTTGCCCCGCGATGCAAAAAACGTCGCCTTGGGCAAGCCCGTCTCCGGGTCTGACCTCGAACCGCTCCTGGGGGGACTGGAGCTCCTCACCGATGGAGATGCCCAAACCGGCGACGGCCGTTACGCAGAGTTCGCCCCCGGACATCAATGGGTCCAGATCGACCTCGGGCAAAAGTACGATGTCTGGAAACTGCTCGTATGGCATCTCCACAGGGCCAGAGCCGTGTACTTTGATGTGAACATTCAGGTCAGCAACGTCCCCAAGTTCGAGACCGGCGTCACCACGCTCTACAACAACGACCACGACGACAGTTCCAAACTCGGCAAAGGCGAAGACATGGCGTATGTCGAAACCCACCACGGTCGCCTGATCGATGGCAAGGGTACCAATGCCCGCTATGTCCGGCTCTATAGCAATGGCAATACCTCAAACGAGATGAACCATTACATCGAGGTGCAGGTGTACGGCACCCCTCCCAAGTAAGGCCAGATGGTGCCCCAATTCCCTTCCCAGATCCAAACCGCCACAGGCCTCGTGCTTGCGGCGGTCGGGAGACAGAAGACGAAAGACCTGAACTGAGTTCACGCATTGGAGTTCGCGTTCTCCTCCTGCCGCGTTTCACGGCAAACATCCCATGAGATCGCGCCGCGCACCTCGCGACCAAGTGACCTTGGGTTGTAGGGCGACCGCCTCGGTTGCCTCATTCATGGGACGTCACAGGGCGCTTGTGCCCTCCGCGCCACCCACCACATCCACCCCCTGGATGCGCAGCATCTTTGGGTGCGTGAGGGAACCGCCACTTTCGCGCCCCTTGTGACGGTCTTGAACCCCTCGCCCTCCAGCAGAGCCCAACATGTCCCCCAATGGACTCCGCAGCCAGCCATCTCGTCAGCTCAAGAATGTGCAAGGAGCGGCGGTTTGTGCTTCAAGCACAACCGCCGAGCAGAAGCGGAGCGAGTGACCCCAAAACTTCCCATCGCCATTCAACGCCCCATCACGGCTTGCAGCCTCAATAGAACAACATTCCTCCGGCTGCCACACCCTCACATTCACCCGCACCTTCAAAATCTTCGTGCCTTTGCCCCTTCGTATGAGAATCGAAAACAGGAAGCCCTCCACTCCATCACCCCTGCCGACGTTCCCATCTACCCTACAACTCATAACCCATAACTCCTAACCCTCCACCGCTCCCCATATTTTGGATCTCGCATTAATTTGCTTTTGGGAGTCCCATGCGCTAAACCCTCACGCAGACATCGCGCCCCCGTCATTCGAGTGATCGAGCCCCTCCGACAGCTTTTTGACACCTCAGACTTTCCCGCACGCTGGCATTGCGGGGACTGGAGTGATCTTCATGGCTGGCTCCACATTCTCTCAGACCTCGCCATCTTTGGGGCTTATGCCGCCATCCCCACCTCCATCGCCTGTTTTGTCAGAGCCAAGCGGCGCGAGGTCGCGTTCCCGAAGCTCTATTTGCTCTTCGCCTGCTTCATCCTTTCCTGCGGCCTCACCCATCTTATAGAGGCCACCATCTTCTGGCATCCTTGGTACCGTTTCTCTGGCATGATGAAGCTGGTCACCGCCATAGTCTCCTGGGCGACCGTCGTCGCCCTCATCAAGATCCTGCCCACGGCCATGAACCTGCCCGGCATGGCCCGATTAAACCAGGCGCTCACGAAGGAAGTGTCGGACCGCAAGGCCTCCGAGGCGGCGCTCCAGGAGTCGTCCATCCGCCTGGCCCTGGCGCTGGAGCATTCCCAATTGGGCGACTGGAGCTGGGATGCCGCCAACAACATCGTCGCCTTTTCCCGGCGCGCCACGGAGATTTTGGGAGTGGCGCCAGACGGTCGCCACAGTCGGGAGTCTCTCCGCACGGACATTCACCCAGACGACCGGGAGCCTACCAAGCTCATTGTAGATGCGGCCATCCGGACCCAGACCAACTATGATGTGGAGTACCGTGTCATCCGCCCCAATGACGGCACGGAAATCTGGGTCCACGCCAAAGGGCGCGGGGTGTATGACAGCCGGGGCAACATTATCTCCGTGGTGGGCACCATAGGGGATGCGACCAGTCGCAAGCACCGTGATCGGGAACGCGAGGTGCTCCTTGTCAAAGAACGCGAAGCTCGCGCCGAGGCGGATCGTGCCAACCGCATCAAAGATGAATTCCTGGCCACCCTCTCTCATGAACTGCGCAATCCCCTGAACGCCATCTTGGGTTGGGCCAGCATCCTCCGTACCGAATCGTCTGACCCAGACGAGCTCGCCGCCGGGCTGGATGTCATCGAGCGCAACACCCAGCTCCAGGCCAAGCTCATCGCCGACCTGCTGGATATGAGCCGCATCTTGAGCGGGAAGGTCCACCTTGATCTCAAGCCCACCAACCTCCTCTCCCTGGCCAGAGAAGGGGTGGAGACCATCCGCATCATGGCCGAGGAGAAGCGCATCACCGTGACCACGCCCGGGGACGCCCCACCTGTGATGGTGAGTGGGGACAGCGCCCGTCTTCAGCAGATCATCTGGAACCTCCTGACCAACGGCGTCAAATTCACCCCGCCGGGCGGCTCCCTGGATCTCTCCATCATCTGCGGGCAGGACCGGGCCGAACTCGTTGTCACCGATACAGGGACAGGCATTGATCCCCAGTTCCTGCCACACGTATTCGACCGCTTCCGTCAGGCGGACGCCTCCTCCACTCGCAAATACGGCGGTCTGGGCCTCGGGCTCTCCATCGTCAAACACCTCACAGAGATGCACCACGGCACAGTCCAGGTCTTCAGTCCGGGTGTCGGAAAGGGAGCCACGTTCAAGGTCACCCTGCCCCTCTTACGCTCCCCCGCAGAGACGGATGGCGAGCTCTTTGCCGATCTCTCCGCCGCTCTGGAAGAGTGCGTTGACCTGACTGGGACATCGGTCCTGGCGGTGGATGATGTGCCGGACAACCTGGAGGTCATTGCCCGGGTGCTACGGAACCGCGGGGCCACCGTCACCACGGCCCTCTCCGCTGCTGAGGCGATCAAGACCCTGGAGACCACGAAATACCACGTGCTGGTGAGCGATATCGCCATGCCGGAAATGGACGGCTTCGACCTCATCGCTGCCACCCGTCGGCTCGATGCGCAACATTGCGGCCACCTCCCCGCCATTGCCCTCACCGCCTTCGCCCGCCAGGAAGACGGGGACCGGGCCCTTGCGGCGGGTTTTGATCACTTCTTGTCCAAGCCCGTGGATCCCGTCGAGCTGGTCGCCGCCATCTGCCGATGCACAGGACGGGGAAATCACACCCCCATCGGAGGAAAGAAGACCCATCCCGGCCCCGATTCCGCATCCCACCGCAACGTCGCTATAGAGTGACAGAACGGCCCGGGTGGATTCTAGTGCTTCGGGGCATGACAGTTGCGGCACACGTTGACCCGGTTTTGGGATATTTCTTGTCCAAACACCCTGCGCAATTGGCCCTGCATGTGCAAGTTGTCACCCTTCCAGATCGTTTTCTCCTACTTGCTGACCTCGCTCCTGTCCACCCACCCATGTCCACCCCTACCGATACTGAAGCCGCGCAAATCCTGGTCAACGGTTATCAAAAACTCAAGACAGAGCTGAGCAAAAGGATCGTCGGTCAGGACGACGTGATCGAGCAGGTGTTCATCGCGATGGCCGCAGGCGGTCACGCCCTGCTGGAAGGAGTCCCCGGACTGGCCAAAACCCTGCTGGTGAAGTCCTTCGCAGACGCAATGCATCTAGGCTTCCGGCGTATCCAGTTCACGCCGGACCTCATGCCTGCAGACATCACCGGCACGGAGATCATCCAGGAGGACGCCGATACCGGACGCCGCAAGCTCATCTTCATGCGCGGGCCGATCTTCTCCCAGATCATCCTGGCGGATGAGATCAACCGTACCCCGCCCAAGACCCAGGCCGCTCTGTTGGAAGCCATGCAGGAGCACTCCGTCACCGTCGGCCAGGAGACCTTTGCCCTGCCCCGCCCGTTTTTTGTTCTGGCCACGCAGAACCCCATCGAGCAGGAAGGCACGTACCCGCTCCCCGAGGCCCAGAAGGATCGTTTCCTCTTCCTCATCAAGGTCGCCTACCCCACCCGGGATGACGAACGCGAGATCCTCGCCCGCACGACCGGCACCGTCTCCAGCGTCATAGAGCCCGTCCTCAGCGGCGAAGAGCTGCAACAGGCGCAGACCCTCGCCCGGCGCGTCCCGGTGCCGGATCATGTCACGGACTTTGTCCTGGATCTCGTCCGCGCCACCCGCACCACCGAGGACGGCGTGTCCGCCTACGTGAAGCAGATGGTCGGCTGGGGCGCAGGTCCCCGTGCCAGCCAGCACCTCATCCTCGCAGGCAAGGTGCGGGCGCTCCTGCGGGGCCGCACCCATATGACCGTGGACGATGTCGAAGCGCTCGCCTACCCGGTGCTGCGCCATCGCATCGTGCCCACCTTCCATGCTGAGGCGGAGGGCGTCACCGTGGACCACATCGTGAAGCACCTGTTGGAAAACACGCGCCGTCCCCAGGGCTCCCGCGTGCTGTAGTTCGCACTCGCGCAGGTTTTCCCAGCGCCGGCTGCGCCCCTTCCGCCGCCGCTCCGGGGTTTCCTCGTACCTCTTCCGCCCATCATGGCCAAACTCTCAGATCTCCTGACCGCAGAAGACCTCGTGCAACTCACGGGGCTGCCGCTGTTTGCCAGGACGGTCATGGAGGGCTTCTCCACCGGCCTGCACGCCTCCCCGCACAAAGGGTCCAGCGTCGAGTTCCGCCAGCACCGCCCCTACGTCCAGGGAGATGAGATCAAACGGCTGGACTGGAAGATCTTTGGCCGCAGTGACCGCTTCTACATCCGCGAGTTCGATGAGGAGACGAACCTGCGCGCCACCATCCTGCTCGATTCCAGCGGCAGCATGGGCTACCGCGGCACGAAGGGCACGGCCAAGTACGAGCACGCCCGCAAACTGGCGGCCGCCCTGGCCTATGTCCTCACCGGCCAGCAGGATGCTGTGGGCCTTGTCACCTTTGACGACAAGATCCGGGACTTCATCCCCTGCCGGACCAAGACGAGCCACCTGCACCACATCCTGGATACACTCCAGCGCAGCCAGCCAGGTGGGGAAACCTCCCTCGCCTCCGTGCTCAAAAACCTCGCCTCCCGGCTCAAACGCCGTGGGCTCCTGCTCCTGATCTCAGACTGTTTTGACGATGCGGAGAGACTCCTGCAGGCGGTCGGGGTGCTTCGCAAACAAGGGCATGAGATCATCGTTTTCCAACTCTGGGACCGGGATGAACTGGACTTCCCCTTTTCCCGCTGGGCCCGCTTTGAGAACATGGAGAGAACGGACGACGGCCTCCTGCTCGATCCGGCCGCCATCCGCCAGCGCTATCTGCAGGTGCTGAAGACCTTCCGCGAGGACCTTGTCGAGGGCTTGCGCCGCCATCACGCCGACCTCGTGCCGATCATCACCGACGAACCCCTTACTGAAGCCGTCAAGGCCTACCTGGCCCTGCGCATGCGCCAATGATGCCGGCTTCTCCCCCCATCTGCTGCCTCCGCCTCACCGCGCCGTCCACGCTGGACGGCCGCAGGCTCCCGCCATGAGTTTCCTGAACCCCATCCTCCTGGCGGGTCTGGCAGCTTTCCTGATCCCGCTCATCATCCACCTGCTGAACAAACGCAAGGTGGTGACCGTGCGTTGGGGCCCCATGCACCTGCTTCACGAGGCTCTGCGGCAAAAGAAGCGCAATGTAAAAGTGGAGCAGAAGCTCCTGCTGGCCGTGCGCATCAGCATCCCCATCCTGCTCGCGCTCTGCCTCGCCCTGCCCGTTCTCAGCGCCCTCAGCCAGCTCCCCGGCTTCGACAAGACATCCCTGCTCGTGCTGCTGGACAACAGCTTCTCCATGCGGGCCCCGGGCACCGGCGGCACTCCGCGGGACAAAGCACGCAACGACCTGCGCCAGACCCTCACCGGCCTGTCCCGTGGGTCGGATGCTTCCGTCATTCTCGCCGGGGCTCCCGCCCGCAGGCTCATACCCCAGTCCACGACTGACCTCGACTCCCTTCCTACCCGCTTGGAGGGCGAGCCCAGCATGAGCGGCCCGCTGGCACTGCAAGACGCGTTTCAACTCGCCCAAGCGGAGCTGCCCAAGATGGCCACCGCCGCCCGCGAGGTGCTGGTCGTCTCCGACTTCAAATGGAGCGACTGGCGGCACCTCTCAGAAGGCGGCACGCTGCCCGCTCTCGAGGGGATGCTGAAACAGCAGCAACCTCCCCTCGTCACCTTCCTCCGCGCCCCCAGCGACACCGAGTCGAACCTCGCGGTTGTTTCCGTGGAACCATCCGCGTTTGTGGTCGCCCGCGGCCAGGCCATCGCCCTGCGGGCCCGTATTCAGAATCACGGCCCCCGCGCCTATCAGGATGTCGCCGTGCATCTGGAGGCCAACGGTGCCCGCATGCGCTCCACCCGGGTCTCGATCGCTCCCAATTCGGAGTCTGTCCTCACCCTGAGCCATACGCTGGAGACCGCCGGCGATCAAGCCGTGACCGTGCGGGTCGAGGGCGACTCGCTTCCGGATGACAACGCCTTCTCCGTCATCATCCCCGTGCGTGAGCAGGTCAACTGCCTGCTCGTCCGCGGGAAGTCCCGCAGCGGTCCCCTGGAGGGAGCCACCGATTTCCTGGAGATTGCCCTCACTCCGCACCAGAGCGCTGCGACTACGCTCAAGGACGTGATCCGGGCTGGTGTCATCGAGCATCACTCCATCCGCGACAAGTCTTTTGAAGGCAGTGAGGTGGCCATCCTGGCGAATGTGGAACGCCTCAACGACCGTCAGGTGCAGGAGTTGGAGGAGTTCGTCCAGCGCGGCGGCGGTCTCGTCATCTTTGCAGGCCCGGACATGGATCTGCGCTGGTATCAGGAAAAACTCTACAACAAGGGCAAAGGCCTGCTGCCCTGCGCATTGAACGGTTTTGGCCATGTGGACGAAGGGCAGGCCCCCGCCCGCATCCTCAATCAGCGACACACCCATCCCGCCATCACCTATTTCAACGACGCCCGCGGCATGCGGCTGGAGGACGCCGCCTTCACCCACTGGCTGAAGTTTGACAAGATCGAAGGGGAAGCCCGCCCCGTCTTGAACCTCGATCGCGGTGATGCCCTGATGGTCGAGAAACCGCTGGGGAAGGGGCGCGTCATCGCCGTGGCTTCCACCGCGAATGCCCAATGGAGCAATCTCCCCCTGCAGCCCGCCTTTGTCCCCCTCATGCAGCGTGTGGTCACCTACCTGGCCACCCAGAATGCCGCCCCGCAGAGTCAGCTCTGCGGCTCCGTCCTCCGCGCCTCCCTCGGCACCCAGCAGGCCAAGTCCAACTATGAACTCAAGGACCCCGCCAGCCAGGTCAAGGAACTTACCCCCCGGGCCGACCGCGATGGCGTCATCTTTGTGGATTATGCCGACACCCTCGTACCCGGCATCTACGAACTGAAGGCCAAAGACTCCCCGGGTGCCCTGGTGCGCCGCTTCGCCTTCAATCTCAACCCGGCAGAGTCCAACCTCGAGCCCATGCCGGAGGAGGCCCTTCGCACCCTGGCGCAGCGTCTGGGGGTCACCTACGCCGCCAGCCAGGACGAATATGCCCGTCTGGATCGCACCCGCCGTCACGGGGCAGAGGCGTGGCAGCCCCTGCTCTTCGCCCTCATCATCTTCCTCTTTGCTGAAGTCTTCCTCCAGCAACGCATTTCCCGCGCCTGACCCTCTTCCCGACTCCCTTTCTCAGTGACTCCCCAGCAAACAGAAACCCAACTGCGCTTCACCGGTGACTGGCCCGCCATGCCCGTCCTCGCGGTCGCGTTGGGGCTGGGGCTGGTCATGTTCTTCTTCTACCGCAGGGAGCTGCGCTTTCACACCGGCACGGCCCGCTGGCTCCTGCCCCTGCTCCGTTCTTTGGCCGTATTTCTGGCCCTCGTGTGCCTTGCGGGTCCCATCCTGCGCCACATCGCCACCTTCCGCCAGCTCGGCCGCGTGTTGCTGGTGGCAGATGCCTCGGCCAGCATGAGTTTCACAGACGACATCGCTGGCGGCAACACCCCTGCGCCACGTCCCACGCCCCCTCCGGCTGGTGCCGTTGATTCCTTGCACTCCGGCTCCCGCTTTGCCCGCATGGAGAGCGCACTCCTCGATCCCAACCACTCCCTCGTCAAAACCCTCGCGGAAAAGCACGATGTTGAGCTTTTTGCCCTGCGGGGCTATCGCAGTGAGCGCCTCTGGTGGCATCGCCAGGGCGGGCGGGATGTCTCCGGCGATCTTCCTCATCACTTTGAGTTCAAGCCGGAGGCCACCGCCACAAACCTGGATCAGCCCCTGCGCGATGCCCTGGGCCCGAACCCTGCCGGCACGGCGCTCGTGATCCTCACGGACGGTCAGCACAACGGTCCCGGCTCCCCAGAGGAGATGGCCGCAGGCCTCAAGGAAAGCGGCATCCCCGTCTTCACCGTTGGTTACGGCAGCGAGGTGCCGCCACCCGACCTCGCCGTGGTGAATGTGCTCATGCCAGAGGCCGTCTTTGCTGAAGACCGTGCCGAGGGCACACTCGTCATCAGCGACACCCTGCCGCCCGGACTGGCTGCCAGCGTGAATGTTGCCCAGGGTGCCAAGGTGCTCTGGCAGCAGAGCTTCACCACCACGGGTGCCGGGGAACGCCGCTTTGACTTCAGCTTTCCGGTGCGTGGGCTCACGGGAGACCCCCAACAGTCCCTCCGCACCCTGGCCGCGCGCGTTGAGCTTACGGGAAACAACGCCACGTTGGACAAGATCGCGAACAACAACAGCCAGACCGTTTCCTTGCATCTGCTCAGCCGCAAGCGCCGGGTCCTCGTGCTGGACGGCCGACCCCGCTGGGAAACCCGCTACCTGCACAATCACTTCGACCGCGACGAGCGCTGGGAGGTGATGGTCGGCTACGACACCTTCACCCGTGGCCAGGGCGGCCAGGTTCAGGAAG contains these protein-coding regions:
- a CDS encoding VWA domain-containing protein, which codes for MTPQQTETQLRFTGDWPAMPVLAVALGLGLVMFFFYRRELRFHTGTARWLLPLLRSLAVFLALVCLAGPILRHIATFRQLGRVLLVADASASMSFTDDIAGGNTPAPRPTPPPAGAVDSLHSGSRFARMESALLDPNHSLVKTLAEKHDVELFALRGYRSERLWWHRQGGRDVSGDLPHHFEFKPEATATNLDQPLRDALGPNPAGTALVILTDGQHNGPGSPEEMAAGLKESGIPVFTVGYGSEVPPPDLAVVNVLMPEAVFAEDRAEGTLVISDTLPPGLAASVNVAQGAKVLWQQSFTTTGAGERRFDFSFPVRGLTGDPQQSLRTLAARVELTGNNATLDKIANNNSQTVSLHLLSRKRRVLVLDGRPRWETRYLHNHFDRDERWEVMVGYDTFTRGQGGQVQEAFPKTREDLMNYDLVILGDLRPDALSEEQQAQLVEFVEKRGGGLILVDGRRNHLQAWPQTKAGSLIPVKWKNDGAPSAALAYDLTPQGETMEALRLSDSPSTNSALWARLPKPFWVAPAEPLPDAAVLARLGNSTVTPSPALVWRRLGAGSVLWLGTDELWRWRYEVADQHHQRFWMQVAAWVAAPPFMVQNDRLSLGTDQLRYQEGDTAELRVRLRNETGAIVSTGSPRAHVFRNGLEIASLDLTPDPSHGGVFRAITGTLPAGDYHITVSEGTAPASDLKLSFRVESQANKEWSHLTLNRPLLEGMARVSQGRFLREGDIAQLPDLLQQLDRMETRATETPLWYSWWWFGAIMLLLTAEWILRKVWRLV